The genomic DNA ATAATTTCTATTTTCATGCCTTTTAAAAGAAAGGCAGATTCTCTCAAGCGTTCACACAATGTTTCATAATTGTAGGTTGTCGTCGAAAAAATGGACGCATCCGGCTTAAAGTGAATTGTCGTTCCGGTTTGATTCGTTTTTCCTACTTTCTCTAAAGTAGTCACAGCTTTTCCGCCGTTTTCAAAACGCTGCTCGTAGACAAAGCCATCTCGCTTAATCTTTACCACGAGCCACTCGCTCAAGGCATTTACAACCGATGCACCTACACCGTGTAACCCACCACTTGTTTTATACCCACCTTGACCGAATTTTCCCCCTGCGTGAAGGACAGTTAAGATGACCTCAGGAGTGGGTTTTCCCATTTTGTGCATACCCGTTGGCATACCACGCCCTTTGTCCTGCACACTAATGGAATTATCTTTGTGAATTTTTACGATTATATGGTCTCCATGACCTGCTAATGCTTCATCAACAGAGTTATCTACAATTTCATACACCAAATGGTGAAGCCCTCGTGAATCTGTACTACCAATGTACATTCCTGGGCGTTTTCGAACCGCATCTAACCCCTCTAGTACCTGAATGGCATCATCGTTGTATTCAAACGTTCCTTGATTTTTTGCCACGTATAATACCCCTTTCCTTCCGTGCCAGCCACATGTCTCTATCTATGTAATGGACCCGAACGTCTTTATACCTATTCGTTCTTACAAGTAAATTATCCTTTAAATATTATGAAACGAAGACTTTAGAACAAATGTTCTTATCTCGTATTTTATCACATTTTTTAAGACACCTATGCTTTATTGTATATATTTCTTTTGATTTGGCAAATGGATATTTTAAAAACAAAAGTATTTTAGACGAATATTCTTCGATTACAGAAATGTTTATAAAGCCTATAATAAAAAGAAAAACACTCTAATCTTAATGACTAGAGTGAAGGAGAAAAAATTATTTTGTCAAAGCATGTTCTACTTTAATGCATCGATTCATAACCACCGTGTAGCCTTTGCTTTTTAAAAATTCGTACGCTTCTTCATTTTCTAATCCTAATTGTGCCCAAAATACATCCGCATCGATTTGATCGAACTCTCTTGCCACTTCTGGGAGAAATTCAGATCGTCTAAACACATTCACAATGTCTACATGTCCTTCAATATCAGTCAATTTGGCTACGGCTTTAATACCAAACACTTCATCTACGGTAGGGTTAACTGGAATAATTTCATATCCAGCATTTTTCATAGCTTCAGAAACCATGTAAGAGGTACGCTCTGGATTATTGCTTATTCCAACAACAGCGATTCGCTTTGCCTTTTTTAAGATTTGCCCCAATTCTTCACGGCCCGGATACTCGATTGGCATCAAACTCACTCCTCTTAATTTTTGTTTAGTATGCCCTTACATTCTTTAATCATAGCCAATTGAATGATAAAAGGCTAGGAGAAACTCCTAGCCGCGCCTTACTTTTTCACTATTTGCTGATTAAAAGTTTGTAGAGCGGTCCACGCTGTTTCATCCGCAAAATATCTGGACCAGCTCGCCACCCCAGCAAGATCATACTTTACCGCTAAATTGGTTCTTGCGGTAAGAGACTGTTCATCTTCAAGCCATACCTTGTAGGTAGTTGCCTGATCGGGAACATAAAGCTCGGCATAATTTTGTCCGCTAGCTGCATCATAGATAGGAGTTAAGTTATTAGTGGTTAACCATTCTTTGATTTGTGCCATGCTTTTGGATTTGGAGGAAACTTCACCGCTGTCTTTGATTTCCCATAGTCTTGTGTAAAGCGGAATACCTAAAATCAGCTTTTCATTTGGAACGATTTCCAAGAGCTTTTGTAGGTTGGTTTCAACCCATGGTAGGCTTGCTACGCTCCCGGCTTTTGGCGAGGAACCCCAATGCTCATCATAGGCCATAATCGCAAGATAGTCGACAATTTCTGCAAGCTTATCACGTTCATAGAAAGCAGACCAATTACCTTCTGCCATAAATGTAATGTCCATGGAAACAATTAAGCCTGCTTCATGTAAGTAGGGTGTTGCCTCTCGGACAAATTGTGTCACAAGTGGCCCGTCTTCTTCTCTTACATTTTCAATATCAATATTGATTCCGTTCAGCTCGTATAACTGACTGTAATGTAGGAGCTCTCGAATCATCTTCTGTCTCGTCTCGTAATCCTTAAAGGCTGCGTGAGTTAGGTCAGGATCAAACGCGTTGGAGAATAGTCCCCAGACTTGATAGCCCTGTGCCTTTGCCCATTTCGAGTACTCCAGAGAAGCAAGGTTCCCGATGGTTCCCGTTTCGTCCTTTAGTTCGAACCAGGTTGGTGAAACAACGTTTACTCCGTTCATTACAGGAATCATAGTAGTATCTGGGTTTTTCGTATACACTGCTTCCCAAGTAAGGTTGATCGGTCCTTCAAAGGTTGGAGTATTTACAGCTTCCTTTTCATATTCTACATTGATGGTTACCTTATCCTGTGTTTCAATTAAGTCCTTAGATATAAATCCAGCAACTCCGTCTATTTTTCTAACAAAATAGAATTCTTCCTTCTCATCTTCAATCCAAATCTTTTCCCCGTTTGATACATCTGCAACATAAGGAGATTGTAAGGTTGCGTCTGTACGCAGTCGAAGTTTTTCCTCGTGAACATCCTCATTCGTAACCACAGCATTTTGAAGAGTATCTCCATCCTTTTCAATCCATACGGCATTTGAGTTTTCAAGTACACGGTACGTAACAGGATAAAACTGAATGACTGGGTCAAGCGCTACATATAATTGGCCTTGTTCATCTACTAATGGAGCAAATTGGAGTTCAACCGGCTTCTCATTTATAAAATAGGTTAAGGACTCTGTAGGCATTTGTACCACTTTATTAGAGGTAGTAATGATGATTGAGTTTGATTTTTCATCAAACGCGATACTATCATCAATATTCTCCTTCAAAAAGTCTAACGATACATAGACGCTTTCGCCTTCTATAATCGCATTTCCTTGTTGTTTCCCTTGAAATAGAACAGGATTTTCTCCCGTGAAGTAGCTTGTTTTTTCGCTTGAAGCAAAAGGATAGAAGAATAATAGAATACTAGAGATAATCACAAGTATTGATGCAATGAGCCCTGTGATGGTCCATCCCTTTGATACAACCGGTTTTTTCTTATATGTTTCTAGACGTGCCATGTTTCACTCTCCCTTACCTTCATCGTACCCGAAAAGATGATCTTTTGAAAAGAGGGTTTCGACATTCGTTCATTTTAGCCTCTAAATATGACGATTGAATAACAAAAAAGTTACGAGAATATAATGGAAAAAACCAATTGGACATGGTTTTTTAAGCGATACATGGTACAATAATAAGACGGTATATGAAGTGTGAAGGAGTCTTTGTATGATGGAAATTGCATTAATAATTATTGTTTCTTACCTGCTTGGTTCCATCCCCTCAGGGTTAATTGTTGGAAAAGCATTTTACGGTATTGATATCCGTGAGCATGGAAGTGGAAATTTAGGTGGAACCAATACGTTTCGTACTTTAGGGAAAAAAGCAGGGATGATTGTTACCGCTGCGGATATCTTAAAAGGTACACTTGCCTCGGCCCTTCCGATTATGTTCGGAGTGGATGGTCAAATTGATCCTTTAATAGCGGGGATGATTGCGGTTGTTGGGCATATGTATCCTGTGTTCGCTAATTTTAAGGGTGGAAAAGCGGTGGCTACGTCAGGTGGAGTTCTTTTAGCATGTGCTCCAGTGATGTTTCTGGTGATGGTCGTTGTATTCTTGCTTAGCTTATACATAACGAAGTTCGTATCACTTTCTTCAATTATTGCATCCATTGTAGCAGTGATTTATGCAGTGATTGCAAAGGAACCACTGTTAATTATCGTCGTTTCATTACTTTCTTTATTTGTTATTTATCGACATCGAGCGAATATCAAGCGAATTATCAATAAAACAGAACCAAAGATTAAATGGATGTAAGACCCGACAAAGGGTCTTTTTTTTGACTAAAATTTTGCAGGTTTTGACTTTTTTAATGAAAAACATACATATTACGATGAAATTCACCATATAGATGGAGTAGAAATTACGCTAGATGGGAGATAAGAGAAATGACGGACGAGATGAAAAAGTGTGAAACAATGGTTGCTGAAATGGTTCATGAAGTGAAGAATCCTCTGACAACCGTGAAAGGTTTGCTGCAATTATTAAAACCATACTTGGTGATGATAGAAAAAGAACAATATGCGGATCTCGCCATAAGTGAAATCAACCGTGCGGATGAGTTACTTACCGCATATGCTAATTCAAATATAGCCAGTTCTCCTCAGCAAAAGCTTGTGTGTGTGAACAGGTTATTAGAGGAAATGAAATTGCTTTTTGAAAGAGAAGCAAATGTATATAGAATTCAATTTCATACTCAATTCGATCCCGATCTTCTTAAGGTAGATGTTTGTCGTAATGAATTCAAACAAGTGCTCGTCAATTTAGTGAAAAATGCGGTTGAATCACTAATAGAGGTCCAGGATGCCCGAGTCCGAAAAATTACTTTAGAAACCAATGTTCTAGAAAACAGAATACATGTGGTTGTAAAAGATAACGGTTCTGGGATGGATCAAGCGACCCTTGCGCGACTGTTTACCCCCTTTTATACCGAAAAATCTTATGGTACAGGCTTGGGATTATCGATTTGCAAAAAGCTGATTGAAAAGCATAATGGCTTAATCACCGTTGAGAGCCAAAAAAACGTAGGAACCACTTTTCAAATTGCTCTGCCTATTCCAACAGATGTAGACTAATTGTCATAGATAACCCCTAAATAAATATAGAAAAGAAAGGCCCGACAAGAGCTTGTGTAGCTGCTTTCATCGGGCCTTTCTTTTATTTGTGTTAGGTCTCTTTGATTAACTCATCTTCAAAGAAAAAGGTATTTGGGTATTCCTCAACAATGTACGAATACCTCTTCATATTTTTAACATATTGACATTTAGAGATGACGACAGACTCACCAGACACTTTTATGCTTACTTCTTCTCCGCTGTTATATAAATTCTTTTTCATTCTCTCATCCTGTCTTATATTTTAATTTTTGATCCATAGAAAGTTAAGTATTACTCAATTATGACAGTCCTATTTATTTAAATCCAGTTTTTTATGGTTTGGTAAAAATTTTATCACTCTAACAAAGTGGAATATGGTATCTTTATGGAGGTGAATTTTATCAGGAGGAACGAACGATATGACGAATAACATGTTCTCTCTTAGTAAAACAGAGCATAAGGATGAGCGAGTACTTTCCTTCTTAGAAAAAAACGGAGGAAATCATGCTTCTCACTTAATTTTGTTGCGCGATAAAGAGTTGTTTTGGGCTGTAGATGAAAAGGTGTTAATTGCTTATAAAAAAATTGCGAATAAATTGGTTGTATTAGGTGATCCCATCGGTGATGAAACTTATATAGTGGATGCAATAAAAGAATTTCATGAATACTGTGATGAACTACGTTTAACTCCTGTTTTTTATCAAATCAGTGCTAAATACATGCACTATTTTCACGAAACTGGTTTTTCCTTTATGAAGCTTGGCGAAGAAGGTATTGTGGATGTGACAAACTTCTCTCTTGCTGGAAAACAAGGAGCGAAACTTCGTACAAAGTTTAATAAGTTTACAAGAGAAAACTTTCATTTTCGAGTCATCACTCCTCCCTATTCGCATTCATTCCTTGCAGAGCTTCGTGCCATTTCTGAAGAGTGGTTAGGAGACCAAAAGGAAAAAGGATTTTCGGTTGTCTCCTTCAGTGAGGAATATGTTTCTTCATATCCGGTTGCTTTATTAACGAATGCGGAAGGTCGAGTGGTCGCTTTTGCTACATTAGCAACAGATTATAAAGACACAGTAACGATTGATTTAATGAGAAAATCGACTAGTTCCTCATACGGGACAATGGATGTACTTTTTATTCATATCTTTCAATGGGTTAAAGAACATGGATATCAGTACTGCAGCTTAGGTATGGCCCCGCTTGCCAATGTAGGACAAACTAAATACTCGATTACTTCTGAAAAATGGATTCGTTTTATCTTTTTGCATGGTAATACTTTATATAAATTTAAGGGTCTTCAAGAGTTTAAAGGCAAATTCACTTCAAGTTGGGAACCGAAGTATTTGGCTTATAAAAAGTCCCCTTTAATTCTTGTGATTATTCAATTGATTCTATTAATCAATCAACCTCCTTTATCAACGAAAACAAAAGAGGTTGTAGGAAAGCTTAAATATTTGATTAAAAAAGCGGTGTAAGAGGTAAACCAAGAGGTTCACCTCTTTTTTATAACTTGATTACTTGAAAACGTCCTTTACCAAGTACATCGGTTTGGTAGTCAAGTTTGGTGTTCTCAAAATAGACCATATCATGATTATGGATAACGATATGAAGGTCGTGAAAAGGTATTACTTGATCCTCCTGTAATGGCTTCTCTTCCAGAGAAAGCTTTAACTGTGGACCTCCTCAGCCTATTCCCATGGTTAATCGAACGTACAGTACTTCCTCTTCTGTTTTCTTCTCTTTTTCAACAGCAGATAGCAAAATTTGATACGCTGATGGGGTAAGTTTTAACATTTTTTGCTCCTCTCTAACAAGAAAATTGTCGCATATTGTAACGCATTTATGACATAATGAAGAAAAGACAACTTTATGATACCCATCTTAGCGAAAAAGTACATGGATTGCCAATAAACTGTATGTAGTAGGTGTTATTATGAGGAAAGTTAGAAAGAAAAAGCGGAAAAACAATATGTGGGTTGGAGCCGCTCTTTCAGGTTCTTTAATCACCGCGTCTTTATTCTTATTTATGAACATGTATGAAAGTGCCAATGCGAGTCCCGTTGTACATAATGAAAAAAATGTGTCCCCTCGTGCACTTGGGGTTGAATCGAAGACTTATGAACAAACGATCACACTTGGTGCCATTGGAGATATTCTGATTCATGATTGGGTGTATGAGGATGCTCAGACTGGCAATGGATATGATTTTCACCCCATGTTTGAGCAAGTTGCAGCAACACTATCTCAACCGGATATTTTGTTAGCTAATCAGGAAACGATACTTGGTGGAGTTGAGTTGGGTATTTCTAGCTATCCGATGTTTAATAGTCCTATAGAAATTGGAAGCGCTATAAAAGATGCAGGAGTAGACATTGTCTCCACAGCAAATAATCACTCTTTAGATAAACGTGAAAAAGGGCTACTTACTTCTCTAACCAATTTAGATCAACTTGGAGTTCCAAGTGTTGGAACATATTCAAGTGCCGAGGATCAGCAAACGTTAACCATGATGGAAAAGAACGGAATTAAGGTCGCCTATCTGTCGTACACATATGGAACGAACGGGATGCCGATTCCTGAAGGTAAGGACTATTTAGTCAACTTAATTGATAAGGAAGCCATGAAAAGTGAAATCCACCGCGCACGTGAAGCCGCTGATATTACTGTCATGAGCATTCACTGGGGTAATGAATATCAACGTTTTCCTACCGAAGAACAGGAAGAACTTGCTCAATTTCTTGTAGATGAAGGAGTAGATATTATCTTTGGTCATCATCCCCATGTACTCCAACCGATGGAATGGTTGAAGGCTTCTGATGGAAGACAAGCTCTAGTGGTCTATTCGTTAGGGAATTTTCTATCTGGACAAATGAGAGATTATAAAGACATAGGCGGTATGGCTTCTATACGAGTGACCAAGCAAATAAATTCAGATGGAACATCAATTCGTCTTTCTGAGCCTGGTTTCTTTCCAACATATGTATCAAATCAAAGACTACAAAATTATCGGGTGGTCCCATTGCAGAATGCTGGCAATTTTGGAATGAGTAACGCCGAAAGCAAGTACAATGAAATACTGACACATATGACAAATAATCTTAAATGAATAAGCGGTGTCTATTTACGGACACTGCTTTTCTTTCCCCTCCCATCCTATCCAAACGTCCAATGTAGCATACCCCTCAATCAAAATTAGCTGCTAACATAAAGAAAAGCACAGTTGAAATGTACTTTTATCGAGCTTGTTTTTAGCAATTTCGTCCTTTTTGCATTATAATACTCGATATACGGAAGGAGTTTTTCATTATGAATATAATTGTAAATGATCTTGCTGCGGCTTGGTATAAAGAAGAAATGCTGTTAAATAAGGGCGATTATGTACGCTTCTTTGCACGCTATGGTGGCTGTAGTACGGTACAGCAAGGATTTTCATTAGGAGTATCGTCTGAAACACCGCATCAAATTGGATTTGAAGTGGTCAAGGATGATATTCATTACTATATTGAAGAAAAAGATTTATGGTATTTTGATGGTAAGGATTTATTCGTTGATTTTAACGAACAAGTAAATGAGCCAGTCTTTCGATACGAGTAAAAAGCTGATCCAAAGCGGATCAGCTTTATTTTTTCAATAATTTCGTTGCTGCTTCTTTCTCATGTAGCAGCACTCTTTTTTGATGTTCACCTAATAAATCAAAGTGCGAATAGCCATTTTCTCGATAATGAATCCACTCTCGTTTTAAATTATAGGTTTCGCCCCATTTGGCTAACTGATCAAGATCACGACAGCCAACCTTTGTTACAGTAGTGCAATCGGGAAAGCGATCGTCCAACCAGTAATGGGTGAGAAAGGCAATTTCACCACGATCAATTTTCTTTTTCCAAGCTCGTAATTCTTCTCTTTTAATGCCAAAAGCCATCGGTTCTCTCCTTCTTACTCGGTTGCAACTGGCTGCTTTTTATGTTTTTCGTAAGCCTCATGCCAAATCGGAAATTTCTTTCTGATGGAAATCGGGCGGAATGTGTCTTGCATTACACAAACATGCTGGGACATTCCTTTTAGAGCTGTATCTCCACTTTCTGTGAAAATTTCATAGCCATACGTTACACGGAACCCGTCGTACTCTTCAATCCACGTATGGACCATAGCCTTTTCCCCGTATCTTACTGGTTTTTTATACGATGCTTGAATATCAATTACAGGAGATATTACGCCTTCTTTCTCCATATCAGCATATTTAAAACCTAGATCTTCAATGATACTTGTTCGACCTAGCTCCATCCAAACAAGGTAATTCGCATGGTAAACAACTCCCATTTGATCCGTTTCCGCATAGCGTACCTCTATTTCTTTTTTTCCTACTAGCATTAAGATTCCCCTTTTCCTACTTTGTGCAAAGCCATTCTAAGATCGTCTTTAGTTAAAAGTGAAAGATCAGAGTCGTTCTCTTTTGAAATACGTAATGCTTGAACTTGAATGGCTTCGTCAATAACATTTGTTGCAAATCTCCCATTTCCGCTCACAGACAATCCACCAAGTTCCTCTTTTAAGAAAGATAAGGCTTCCCCTTCAAGGGTATAATGATAGCTTGTTGCGTAAGAGACCATGATTTCGATAAGCTCCTCTACCTGATAATCATGGAAATGAAAAAATTTTTTAAAACGAGATTGTAAGCCTGGGTTGCTTTCGAGAAGCTGTTTCATTTCATTGGGATAACCAGCTAGAATAACAACTAAGTTTTCATTGTGCTTCGTCATCTCATCAACGAGAGTATCAATCGCTTCCTTCCCAAAATCTCCTGGTGATTTACTAAGTAAGGAATACGCTTCGTCAATAAATAATACCCCTCCAAGCGCCTCGCGTATTTTCTTTTTTGTTTTGGCGGCTGTTTGTCCAACATATCCCGCTACAAAGTCTGCTCTACTTGTGACAATTAAGTGGCCCCGCTTTAAGTAACCAATTTCCTTTAATGCTCTGGAAAAAACCTTTGCTACCGTTGTCTTTCCCGTTCCAGGATTTCCTGTAAATACAGAGTGCAATTGAACAGGCAAGATGGGTAAGCCACTTTGTAATCTCAGTTTTTGAACTTTTACAAACGAAACGAGCTTCTCCACTTCATCTTTCACATGACCTAATCCGACGAGTAATGCTAAAAGCTCCTCTGCCTTCTTTTCGTTCTGTTCGGTGCTAGTGGCAAAATCGTCTTTATCTAATACGGTGAAATCCAAGACAGATCTTTCGGACTGTTTCTTCGATCCTTTTCTAAAAATCGCATCGAGCACGAGTGTTTGAACGGTTCTCGCATTTCCAAACGTGTCATCGACCCTTTCCATATCAATGCGGTGCTCCAACTCTTTTCTCGCATCAGACGTGAGCAAATAATCGTTATCTTGCGCAAATTTTTCAGCAATCATTAATAGTTCTTCCGTTGAATAGTTATCTAGGTGTATATGGTTGGACCGAGGAAATCTACTTTTTAATCCTGTATTTGAATCGAGGAATTGCCTCATTTCCTCTGGATAGCCTGCAAGTACAACTGCGAATTTCCCACCGTATTCCTTTCCAGTCATTAAGGAAACCAAAGTATCAACAGCTACTTGTCCGTAATCATTTCCGGTCTGGCCTTCCCTTTTTAAGCTATATGCCTCATCGATAAACAGAACACCACCAATAGCCTGCTCGACGGCTTGGCGTACATTCTCTTCCGTTTGACCAACAAACGCTCCAACGAGTCGTGTCCGATCCGTCTCGATGACCTCTTCTCGTGGAAGGATGCCTAGCTCGTGGTAAATTTTTGCTAGCAGTCGAACGAGGGTGGTTTTACCCGTACCAGGATTTCCTGTGATAATCATGTGAAGACTTTGTTCATCCTTTGACTGATATCCCTGTTTTTTTCTTTCCTTTTGGTATTTTAAAAATTCATATAACTGTGAAATGCGTTCTTTCACCTTATTCATCCCAATCATTTCATGAAGGGTATCAAGGGAGTGCTGTGATTTCGGTACGGTCTCTTCTTCGGC from Robertmurraya sp. FSL R5-0851 includes the following:
- a CDS encoding CoA-binding protein, which translates into the protein MPIEYPGREELGQILKKAKRIAVVGISNNPERTSYMVSEAMKNAGYEIIPVNPTVDEVFGIKAVAKLTDIEGHVDIVNVFRRSEFLPEVAREFDQIDADVFWAQLGLENEEAYEFLKSKGYTVVMNRCIKVEHALTK
- a CDS encoding glycosyl hydrolase family 18 protein — its product is MARLETYKKKPVVSKGWTITGLIASILVIISSILLFFYPFASSEKTSYFTGENPVLFQGKQQGNAIIEGESVYVSLDFLKENIDDSIAFDEKSNSIIITTSNKVVQMPTESLTYFINEKPVELQFAPLVDEQGQLYVALDPVIQFYPVTYRVLENSNAVWIEKDGDTLQNAVVTNEDVHEEKLRLRTDATLQSPYVADVSNGEKIWIEDEKEEFYFVRKIDGVAGFISKDLIETQDKVTINVEYEKEAVNTPTFEGPINLTWEAVYTKNPDTTMIPVMNGVNVVSPTWFELKDETGTIGNLASLEYSKWAKAQGYQVWGLFSNAFDPDLTHAAFKDYETRQKMIRELLHYSQLYELNGINIDIENVREEDGPLVTQFVREATPYLHEAGLIVSMDITFMAEGNWSAFYERDKLAEIVDYLAIMAYDEHWGSSPKAGSVASLPWVETNLQKLLEIVPNEKLILGIPLYTRLWEIKDSGEVSSKSKSMAQIKEWLTTNNLTPIYDAASGQNYAELYVPDQATTYKVWLEDEQSLTARTNLAVKYDLAGVASWSRYFADETAWTALQTFNQQIVKK
- the plsY gene encoding glycerol-3-phosphate 1-O-acyltransferase PlsY, with the protein product MEIALIIIVSYLLGSIPSGLIVGKAFYGIDIREHGSGNLGGTNTFRTLGKKAGMIVTAADILKGTLASALPIMFGVDGQIDPLIAGMIAVVGHMYPVFANFKGGKAVATSGGVLLACAPVMFLVMVVVFLLSLYITKFVSLSSIIASIVAVIYAVIAKEPLLIIVVSLLSLFVIYRHRANIKRIINKTEPKIKWM
- a CDS encoding ATP-binding protein, producing MTDEMKKCETMVAEMVHEVKNPLTTVKGLLQLLKPYLVMIEKEQYADLAISEINRADELLTAYANSNIASSPQQKLVCVNRLLEEMKLLFEREANVYRIQFHTQFDPDLLKVDVCRNEFKQVLVNLVKNAVESLIEVQDARVRKITLETNVLENRIHVVVKDNGSGMDQATLARLFTPFYTEKSYGTGLGLSICKKLIEKHNGLITVESQKNVGTTFQIALPIPTDVD
- a CDS encoding phosphatidylglycerol lysyltransferase domain-containing protein yields the protein MTNNMFSLSKTEHKDERVLSFLEKNGGNHASHLILLRDKELFWAVDEKVLIAYKKIANKLVVLGDPIGDETYIVDAIKEFHEYCDELRLTPVFYQISAKYMHYFHETGFSFMKLGEEGIVDVTNFSLAGKQGAKLRTKFNKFTRENFHFRVITPPYSHSFLAELRAISEEWLGDQKEKGFSVVSFSEEYVSSYPVALLTNAEGRVVAFATLATDYKDTVTIDLMRKSTSSSYGTMDVLFIHIFQWVKEHGYQYCSLGMAPLANVGQTKYSITSEKWIRFIFLHGNTLYKFKGLQEFKGKFTSSWEPKYLAYKKSPLILVIIQLILLINQPPLSTKTKEVVGKLKYLIKKAV
- a CDS encoding CapA family protein, which encodes MRKVRKKKRKNNMWVGAALSGSLITASLFLFMNMYESANASPVVHNEKNVSPRALGVESKTYEQTITLGAIGDILIHDWVYEDAQTGNGYDFHPMFEQVAATLSQPDILLANQETILGGVELGISSYPMFNSPIEIGSAIKDAGVDIVSTANNHSLDKREKGLLTSLTNLDQLGVPSVGTYSSAEDQQTLTMMEKNGIKVAYLSYTYGTNGMPIPEGKDYLVNLIDKEAMKSEIHRAREAADITVMSIHWGNEYQRFPTEEQEELAQFLVDEGVDIIFGHHPHVLQPMEWLKASDGRQALVVYSLGNFLSGQMRDYKDIGGMASIRVTKQINSDGTSIRLSEPGFFPTYVSNQRLQNYRVVPLQNAGNFGMSNAESKYNEILTHMTNNLK
- a CDS encoding HesB/YadR/YfhF family protein, with translation MNIIVNDLAAAWYKEEMLLNKGDYVRFFARYGGCSTVQQGFSLGVSSETPHQIGFEVVKDDIHYYIEEKDLWYFDGKDLFVDFNEQVNEPVFRYE
- a CDS encoding YbgC/FadM family acyl-CoA thioesterase, which encodes MLVGKKEIEVRYAETDQMGVVYHANYLVWMELGRTSIIEDLGFKYADMEKEGVISPVIDIQASYKKPVRYGEKAMVHTWIEEYDGFRVTYGYEIFTESGDTALKGMSQHVCVMQDTFRPISIRKKFPIWHEAYEKHKKQPVATE
- a CDS encoding AAA family ATPase; its protein translation is MEQQLEIHTLTPEVIDAWETELRETGSIEDETKIIHAIHSLHEQNDAHLLSKLLSIASLSRSAKHGKENHLSFLWMTKAYELNPMNQRASEFLAHFEWKKKKSILDSLKFPAMRETDNRAAKKKVAVDIIAICQRFLSTSDEHIDELESGYQLAYRNQTGEIVSIYRNLIDTLVEVQEVIGMMLKAAEEYDESISGVFHTAVHFQDLKGSLEELDRLKQTWEQLFAEEETVPKSQHSLDTLHEMIGMNKVKERISQLYEFLKYQKERKKQGYQSKDEQSLHMIITGNPGTGKTTLVRLLAKIYHELGILPREEVIETDRTRLVGAFVGQTEENVRQAVEQAIGGVLFIDEAYSLKREGQTGNDYGQVAVDTLVSLMTGKEYGGKFAVVLAGYPEEMRQFLDSNTGLKSRFPRSNHIHLDNYSTEELLMIAEKFAQDNDYLLTSDARKELEHRIDMERVDDTFGNARTVQTLVLDAIFRKGSKKQSERSVLDFTVLDKDDFATSTEQNEKKAEELLALLVGLGHVKDEVEKLVSFVKVQKLRLQSGLPILPVQLHSVFTGNPGTGKTTVAKVFSRALKEIGYLKRGHLIVTSRADFVAGYVGQTAAKTKKKIREALGGVLFIDEAYSLLSKSPGDFGKEAIDTLVDEMTKHNENLVVILAGYPNEMKQLLESNPGLQSRFKKFFHFHDYQVEELIEIMVSYATSYHYTLEGEALSFLKEELGGLSVSGNGRFATNVIDEAIQVQALRISKENDSDLSLLTKDDLRMALHKVGKGES